AATATGGGGCAATTAGTCCAAATGAAGGGCCAATAGCTGCAAGGGCAGAAACTTGTACTCCTTGGTTTGGGGCTTTCTTAAATAAGACGATTTCCCTACCGTACTGTGGACGAATGGAATAGAGGTAATTAGATTTGCCGTAGATATAGCTGTTTCCTAATACAGTATTGTATCTTTCTTCCTTAGGGTTCTTGACATTGGATAGCTCAATAGCCAGGAAACTAAACTGATCATCAGTTATTCTTGTTCCTACTTTAAAAACAAAGCCACCAATAAGTCCTCCATTCGTGTTTTTGTTTACACCCAAGAGGTATTCTTTATCGTAATCATAATTACCAATGTCCTCTCTCTGGGCGAAAGAGTCAATCGTTGATAAGATGATAAGTAGTGGAACTATTAATTTCAGCTTGGTCATTCGATTTGGACGAAAATATTACCCTATTTTTGGAATATAATTATTTAAACTGATTTTAAAAGTAAGAGTTTATGCCAACTATAAAAAGTTCATATTTAGGAAATTTAAGGACAGAGTCAGTGCATGTACAGTCTGGAACAGAGATTTTGACGGATGCACCGGTGGATAATAATGGGAAAGGAGAGAAGTTTTCTCCTACAGACTTGGTTTCCAGTGCATTGGCATCTTGTATGGTAACCATTATGGGTATCGTTGCTGCACGTGATGGTGTAGAGCTTACTGGATTGTCATGGGAAGTGACAAAAGTGATGCAAAGTGCTCCTCGTAAAATACAGGAGATCATTGTTGATTTTAGTTGGGAAAACCCGGTTACTGAGCCATCTATGGTTCAGAAATTGAAAAATGCTGCCAAAACATGTCCTGTGGCATTGAGTTTGGACCCTTCTATAAAGCAAACAATAAATTTTAATTTCTAGAAATTCTAGATCTAAAACCTCATTAAAACTGTTGGTCTATGTGTTATTTATTTGAGTCATTTAAGGGGTGGAAAAGCTATTGCGAAGAAAAGCAGGTTTCACTGCCAGAATCCGTAATAGAGTATGAAGTAGAGCAGAAAAATGCCGAATCAGAGACGATCAAGGCCGGTTTGTTGAATGCCTATCAGGTGATGAAGGATGCTGTGAAGACTGGGCTAACCGAAGAAATGACATCCAGATCGGGAATGATAAATAACGGGGCTAAAAAAGTATTTAATCATCCACTATCAGTTCTTTCCCCAGAATTCCAAAAATTAATCGCCAGAGCTTTGGCAGCTAAAGAAGTGAATTCATGTATGGGGAGAGTAGTTGCTGCTCCAACAGCAGGGGCATCTGGGATTCTACCAGGTACTTTGGTGACTTTACAGGAAATTCATGGATTTGAGGATCATGAAATAGTGGATGGCTTACTGGTAGGGGCTGGTATTGCGCTCATTATTGAGGAGAAAGCGAGTTTAGCAGGTGCTGTAGGAGGCTGTCAGGCTGAAACAGGTTCTGCCGCAGCGATGGCCGCAGGGGCGATGGTATATTGCCTAGGAGGAAGTACTGATCAGGTGTTTAATGCTGTGGCCATCACGATCCAGTGTATGCTAGGCCTAGTCTGTGATCCAGTTGCCGGACTTGTTGAAGTTCCCTGTGTGGTAAGAAATGCCAGTGCTGCTTCGATAGCATTTAGCTCTTCCCAAATCGCCATAGCTGATGTTGACTCAGTAATCCCTGTTGATGAGTGCGTAGACGCGATGGGAGAGATTGGAGCTTCCATGGAAAGCAGATATAAAGAAACTGCTATGGGTGGATTGGCTGCCACTTTAACAGGTCAAAATATTTCTAAAAAGGTGCTTATTCAGGATATAGAAATATTGCCTGATGAGGAATTACCGGAGTAGATTTTGGAATAGAGGGATTTCTAAAATCTGATCAATACTTAGGCTAAAAATAGACGCCCAGAATAGTGCACTAAAGAGCATATTTAAATAGATATGCCTTTTTTTTGCTCCAAATGAAACCATGATCAAGGTGCCACCGATTGGAGTTAATACCAAGGGGGTGATGATAGCAATTCCAATTTCGCCATACTTTTTCCACAAGCTTACTAGTCTCCGGTTTTTTTTGGAGAAGATCGGTTTGTCTTTACTGAAGCGTAGTTTTAGGTACTCTTTAAATTTGTTTCCGACTAGGGTAAAGAGCAAAACACTGGTCATCATCCCTGCAACGGTTACAAAAATAGAACCTAGGACTCCATAGCCAGCAGCTGAACCTAGCACGGGTCCAGCAATAAATTTGAAAAGGCTTAAAAAGTAAATTCCCAGAAATTTAATGAGAGATTCACTCATAGTAAGAAGAAGAGATAGGTGCAATAACCAATAAGTAAAATCAAGCCTTCGATGAAGCTGATCCTCATTTTAGTTCTTATCAATGGAAATAAAATCAAAGTAAATCCTATCATCCAAAGGAAATCTGACTGAAGGAATTCATCAGATACCCCAATCGGTTTGATGATGGCTGTGATTCCTAAGATGGATAAAACATTCATGATATTACTTCCTAAAATGTTTCCTATCGCCATATCGGTTTTTTTAGAAAGTGCGGCCATGATAGAAGTGATTAACTCAGGAAGGCTTGTTCCGATTGCAATGATGGTAATGCCGATTACTCTTTCAGAAACCCCGAATTCTCTGGAGATTTTTACCGCATTATTAACTAATAATTCAGATCCAATATAAAGTCCTACAATTCCTCCTAGAAACAAAGAGATGGCAACCAACCAGCTATAACCTTTGACTTGTTCTACTTCTTCTTCTCCCTCAGATCCTTCGGCTAATCCTTGGTCTGTGTATTTAAAAAGGTAAAGGTTAAAGCCTATAAATAGGGAAAACAATAAAATTCCTTCCCATAGCTCGATCATCCCATTATAGCTGACAGCATAAAATAGAAGTGTTACTAAAACAGTGATAAAGTAATCGAAACGTAGTGTGCTTTTCCTTATAAGGATAGGGTAAAATAACCCGCTAATTCCTAGCACCATACCAATATTGGCGATGTTGGAACCAATAACATTTCCTACTGAAATATCACTATTCCCTTTCAAAGCAGCATTAACACTGACTAGTAATTCAGGGGCTGAAGTACCAAATGCAACAATAGTTAAACCTATAAGGCCGGCGCTCATTCCTAACTTTACAGCGATGGCAGAAGCTCCATCAACAAGGATTTTTCCGCCATAAAGCAAAATGATAAGGCCTAAGCCCAATAGAACATATTCCATCATATTTATTAAAGTTTCGGGCCGAATGCTAAATCTCCTGCATCTCCAAGACCTGGGACAATATAGAAAAGCTTGTTGAGCTTCTCGTCTAAGGTTCCTAGCCATAAAGAATAAGGGATTTCTTTAAGGTTATTTTGAATATGGGCTATTCCCTCAGGTGCTGCAAATGCAGCAGCTATATGTATTTTTTTTGGCTTTCCGTGAGTTAGGAGCGTTTCAATAGTTTTAATAATGGACTTTCCTGTAGCCAGCATAGGGTCAGCTATGATTATTTCCTTACCTTCTAAAGAAGGACTAGCGTGATATCCTAACTTAATGCTGACCTCATTTTCATTGCT
Above is a window of Algoriphagus machipongonensis DNA encoding:
- a CDS encoding OsmC family protein; translated protein: MPTIKSSYLGNLRTESVHVQSGTEILTDAPVDNNGKGEKFSPTDLVSSALASCMVTIMGIVAARDGVELTGLSWEVTKVMQSAPRKIQEIIVDFSWENPVTEPSMVQKLKNAAKTCPVALSLDPSIKQTINFNF
- the upp gene encoding uracil phosphoribosyltransferase — its product is MFILSQNTSVANQFLLELRDKELQKDRMRFRKNLERLGEVLAYEISKDMDFTQVEVESPLEKTKEYSLISQPVIISVLRASLPFYQGFLNFFDKAESGFIGAFREEDSNENEVSIKLGYHASPSLEGKEIIIADPMLATGKSIIKTIETLLTHGKPKKIHIAAAFAAPEGIAHIQNNLKEIPYSLWLGTLDEKLNKLFYIVPGLGDAGDLAFGPKL
- a CDS encoding calcium/sodium antiporter, whose protein sequence is MMEYVLLGLGLIILLYGGKILVDGASAIAVKLGMSAGLIGLTIVAFGTSAPELLVSVNAALKGNSDISVGNVIGSNIANIGMVLGISGLFYPILIRKSTLRFDYFITVLVTLLFYAVSYNGMIELWEGILLFSLFIGFNLYLFKYTDQGLAEGSEGEEEVEQVKGYSWLVAISLFLGGIVGLYIGSELLVNNAVKISREFGVSERVIGITIIAIGTSLPELITSIMAALSKKTDMAIGNILGSNIMNVLSILGITAIIKPIGVSDEFLQSDFLWMIGFTLILFPLIRTKMRISFIEGLILLIGYCTYLFFLL
- the sdaAA gene encoding L-serine ammonia-lyase, iron-sulfur-dependent, subunit alpha — translated: MCYLFESFKGWKSYCEEKQVSLPESVIEYEVEQKNAESETIKAGLLNAYQVMKDAVKTGLTEEMTSRSGMINNGAKKVFNHPLSVLSPEFQKLIARALAAKEVNSCMGRVVAAPTAGASGILPGTLVTLQEIHGFEDHEIVDGLLVGAGIALIIEEKASLAGAVGGCQAETGSAAAMAAGAMVYCLGGSTDQVFNAVAITIQCMLGLVCDPVAGLVEVPCVVRNASAASIAFSSSQIAIADVDSVIPVDECVDAMGEIGASMESRYKETAMGGLAATLTGQNISKKVLIQDIEILPDEELPE